Below is a genomic region from Rosa chinensis cultivar Old Blush chromosome 5, RchiOBHm-V2, whole genome shotgun sequence.
cttgaaaatctattgaaagccctcgggaaggaaatccactaaaaatcccgtaactcatagagcataataaatctcaagaaatcaagctcataaaatcataatactcaataattcaaataataaattaaacctcaattggaaattaataatatactgcatgtacatttaatttaaaataaatgtccactcactgaactatttaggcgaccacacAAACGGTTTCTttcgtcgagcagtagctcggtacgtcgtcctgtacacaattataattcgtgaataacaatccggaaattaaatacCATTCCCACATCGTATCCTCATAAATCACATATCCACTTCTTCTTGGATTCAATCCAAACTTTATCACTATTACCAATTCATCGATTAAGTATTCTAAAGCGGAAACAAGGGAAAATatgaaggtcggattcccataaTCGACACCCGTCTCactaaacttcagaaattcctaaGCCATAACAAATTACTCCAAAAtccaccaaaatcacatttacaaaCTCCACAACAAATATAGGATTAACTAgcgaaaaaaaaacagaatataaatcactgttcatacaccgcactattcaccATCGCACTATTCATGCTGCGGCCAACTCctcttccggccaccaaattttatccacagcatcatctcaacatttccaataactttctcaactgtgacaaagtcataaaataccttgaagtggccgaacaattaagcactctaaagtacagtgaaattttccaattatgctttcttcctccatgcttcgatctgggttatgaaacttggcgagcatgaagagtggctcaaggcACTTCTAATGGACCTGGGTTATGactggaggtggccggaaatcggcgttgaccaatttgctacagtaaaaatgttggcttcgatctccacatttccggccaaatcgccgtaaacaactcccacatgcgtgttaaggaggaggagacgagtctatCGATGCTCGCAGCTCGCCATTTGGTGGCCTAGAGGTGGtgaaagagagagttgcagaagagagaaagagagagttgcagaagagagacagagagagcacgggggaaggagagagaaaagaaagaaaagttacccgaccacagtaacttttcaaatttataccaatctatcataaacagtaactttcatatttcgcttataactttcgcatacgaactccgatttttacgaaccaaatatgtacgcgctcggtttaacgtcctctacgactttcatgaagaaaagtttttcaaattttgacccgaacaaaaagccaATTTTTAGGGCCCCTAAAATATCGAAACAGAGCCagaaagtaaatgtaaatgttgtTTACCCATCGAACGACTCATAAattggtaaatttaggttcgggacgttacaatctcccctccttataaaaatttcgtcctcgaaatttcatactgttGAAGTAGAGATGGGTGCACACGCCAATCCATAGTAGACAGTCACGCAAATGAATAGCCTACAGCAGTGGCGATGATAAGGCACAGAAAAGATGTTCAAGTctgctcaaatcatgtagaaattACCTTCAAAACTGATTCAAGACTTGACCAATTAGAACAGGGAGATCAACCCTTATAAGAAACAATCCTCTAGCTGAAATCTAGCCAATTATTGTGATCTGAATAATTCCCACAACGTTCTTACTAAATTCAATGTCTTAGGAGATAGATTTACTTCCACTCATTACTGACAGTCCTTAACAACTGAGGGAGAACATCGTCAAAgcattatgtttgaagcaacctGTAAATGGTTCAACTATATGAGCAAAAACATCTACTAAAATTTCCAGAATAAACACTCAAGGCTAAATCCTTGAATGAACTACACCTTGAAACTACATAgcaaaaatcaaatcttctttgggTTAAGTTTTCCCTTTGCAATCTTAAGTCAACGATTGGAGCAGCTGATAATTTCGACAATCCCAATTACACAAGCAGCTAAAAACATATACTTAAATCCCCAAATTTATCAATGTTCCAAGTTGGATACCCTTGTCTTACCTAACTATGTAGTAGTACATACTCACAAGTACACAACTCCGGTGTCAAGAAATTTAGGTTAAATACTAGTCCAAATAACTCATGGTATCAATATCACAAACTACTCAGTTTGAATAGTAGCATTCATACTCTTTTCATATAACTCATacagtgaagatccactttGCTCACCAACAACATGATGATAACCACCAGATAGTCGCGGTGAACCAACAAGTCCAAAACAATTAGTTTCCTTAGCAACCaccaaaaccacacttccttTTTGTCTATTTGTGCTTAAATTTCGGATTGAATGTCGTGCACATAGAGGTCTCATAGTTGTCAAGCATATCAAAGAGTAGCCTCGAACCAACCTgtaagttcttaatcatgtaggttatggggccactacacttTCTTTGCGCTACTTTGATACCTAACTGAAACGTTGATCAAAGCCTTGAGATGACATCTAAGTCAACTAGAGAAACTTCTTTGATATATACCCTGCTGGCCATAAGGCGACACCTTTCGCACACTTGTTCATGTTCAAAATTTCTGTACCAGACTGCTACCAAAGTAATCCATTCTTTCTTCTCCGCGTTTCCAAACCATAACATTCCAAGAATCAACGTCAATCTTGCAAGTATTTGAGTATAGCCAACTCTCCTTGCATGGCTCAAAGTCGATACCCCCAAGCAACACTGTCTTCGCTGAACTGAGGATAAAATAGTTGAAGATCCGCcctctaacaacacttattcGATAATATTCCAGCTACAACAACCATCCCAAAAACTCATCTACGCTAACTAAGATTGCACCAAAATTTCCCAAACCTCATCTCGCTAAGCATAAATCTAACAACACAACTCAATCATAGTCGCTCAACAATTTAGTACTTTAAGTATCAGTTGAAACCCATGATAAAACCCAAGGTCCAAACAATTAATTTTCAAACTCAACTCCAACATCCTGCTAAGTCATCGTACCTATAAACCCGTGATGGTGACcgaatatcaatcgtaccaacaATTTTTATACTTCTCCAATCAAGGGCCACCATACGGTAGAaagatcaatcaaattgagaacTAAATCTCAAACAGTTTAACCCATTACCACCAGTAATGGAACCAAGGTAGTAAAACTCACTTAACTCCTCAAAAGCAAACAGTTAATATACGTATTCAACTCAAGCAACAACCAATTTTCCTAGATGACAAAACACTGTTCATAGAGTCTTTCCTCGAACAATAACCTTGATGAAAAtagacacccgtccaacatctcTTATCACACAAAGCGGTACCTGGATCTGAAATTTaatccaaccacatggcaatccaattcctccatttaattacaattgaaATTTGCCACTACACAGACATACCGCATTACGTTTTACCCACATATAACAAGAATTCAGGTCAAACCTTAATTAGAAATATTTACGTAGCCAACTGGgaaacttatttccttaaagttattcCACTAACCACTCTTACAAAACCACAATCCAACTGTCTAACAAAAGCTTCACCAAAAAtctatcacaattaatcttCAAGGCTCCATAATTTATAACTCGAATCATACTCTGTATCACAAGTAATTCCACTTGCACCATTATAAATACCCAACGATATCACTACCGCTATTCTCCAATTTTAGGTACAACCATTTCAGCCAAAAACGGATAACTAATTAAGTACACGCATCGATACAATCTCATATACAAAAGTTGTTTCTAATCCTCTCAATTAAATATTGCCAAAGATCATAACTCAATTGTAAACTCTAAGCGTCCAACTaaatactcaagtttcaaacataaAACTATTTCAAAAACTTAAATTCTGTCTATGTCCTTACTCAATACAATCCAAAACTTCAAAAGGATCCATTATAAGTCAATGTATCTAGAATCAATTTCTTCCAATCCGAACAAAACTAAATCCAAATATCATGGTCAAGTCAAAGGCCCAAGATAACCAACCATGATTTCCAAGTAATCTCCAACAACTATTAATGATATCACAAATGTCACATACATGACATATCACATTATGTAACACAACtcctgaaacttggttcaacatCAGAACCACTAATATTACTAGTTCCATTTCCATCAACAATTTTGATTTCAAAGCAATTTATAGCAGACTGAGACAACCCAAATCTATGCccactcaactctaacaatcaaacacgaaatcgaactccagtcttgcaccttaaaccttaccccaacaaacttgttggcatcgaggGAGTGATAACCACCACATTCCCTCAGATCACATTACATAGCATAACTCAACCCTGTAAGGTAatctaacatcaccatcaccagGAAAAGGTGCAAGACACTTAAACAATTTGATATGCAGAGAAATccctatgaggtcggcgtataagaggcatagcacctgaaggaaaatcaactaaCCATGTatcttacacacttgatgaatacttcagcaccgaagagtaaacgatagggaaccgctgcagtcgggccatcactcgggaggtactaagtaacatcaagcatataaggtaactaGATCGAAACAAGTCTATAGAATCTtacaacctagtgctctgataccaactgacaggacctgccccggatttcaccttgaaatccaaagaggccctgcggggcccacctcagaagaaattctaccaaaaatttggcggaattccctctaaaagtggactacccaaaaacctgtagaaagacatttacacttctaaaataatccacccttaatcttctggagccaccctgctctccgtatcacaacatctcccatttcacaaacaattcttttcacaaacaattctgaacttaagagtATTAATATcttgggttatcagagcaatctaatgtacaggtgtacaagatgataaaatataagataaaggaccgatacttttataatgcggaagctatgacagctatgcctcaaccccatgtacgctcgacctcaagctaaactggcctgcaaactgggcatttgaaacctaagggcccaggggaaaacatttaaaatccgttagagtgagtggatgaaaaataaataatttcgaatgaagaagtaaaacttaatgctttcccaagttttTCTCTAAAATCTtgcatgcagtaacaatattGGAAATagttttaatcatcatctttactgcaatcttaatcacgtaaaaaatagaacatcttgcaatctcttaaaatctcatcctcaatccttataaaaatatcattttcaagaggctcgtttgatgactatgaaggactgctgtctagtcatctcatgccatctagaagggactgccacccagatgatgcatcggaagggactgccaaccaaaataggaggcggtgggtagaagggactgccaactagccacaggtagttagaagggactgccaactaactacctcatgtcatctggaagggattgccaaccaggtgacgcatcggaagggactgccaaccggaataggaggcggtgggtataaaggactgccaactagccacaggtatttagaagggactgccaactaactacctcatgtcatctggaagggactgccaaccaggagACGcattggaagggactgccaacgaGATGTAGTCGGGAAGGGattgccaactaggtaatatacgcatgcgccgaagatagcctcctcaataaactgaatagcctcctcaataaactggaaacaacctatttcaattacttgctttcggaaagaaactcgctgttacttcaataaaacattaaaaaattcaccgaaagcataactcaggattatctcgctaactcaaatctcaatatctcaataaatcctcgaaagcataaatcaaatactctgtaaatcaataaatgctttcggcaAGAAATCTTAATCTaactcaaggctgataagtgcggagctcaaaactcaataaatctcgataattcaatcatgctcaaatatttgctaaatccttcgtactcgtatatcaacataaaaactgatattcgaaatcaataattctcataatatttctgaatcagtcacttcccgaaaatcatttcccaactcaataactcataaataattagcttgaaaatctattgaaagccctcgggaaggaaatccactaaaaatcccgtaactcataaagcataataaatctcaagaaatcaagctcataaaatcataatactcaataattcaaataataaattaaacctcaattggaaattaataatatactgcatgtacatttaatttaaaataaatgtccactcactgaactatttaggcgaccacacAAACGGTTTCTttcgtcgagcagtagctcggcacgtcgtcctgtacacaattataattcgtgaataacaatccggaaattaaatacCATTCCCACATCGTATCCTCATAAATCACCTATCCACTTCTTCTTGGATTCAATCCAAACTTTATCACTATTACCAATTCATCGATTAAGTATTCCAAAGCAGAAACAAGGGAAAatacgaaggtcggattcccataaTCGACACCCGTCTCactaaacttcagaaattcctaaGCCATAACAAATTACTCCAAAAtccaccaaaatcacatttacaaaCTCTACAACtaatataggatttaactagctaaaaaaaaacagaatataaatcactgttcatacaccgcactattcaccATCGCACTATTCATGTGGTGCACTGTTCATGctgcggccaactcctcctccggccaccaaatttcatccacagcatcatctcaatatttccaataactttctcaactgtgacaaagtcataAAATACCGTGAAGTGGCTGAACAATTAAGCACTCTaaagtacagtgaaattttccaattatgctttcttcctccatgcttcgaTCTGGGTTATGAAACTTGGCGAGCATGAAGATTGGCTCAAGacgcttctaatggacctggGTTTATGactggaggtggccggaaatcggcgttgaccaaTTTGCTACAGTAAAAATGTTGGCTTCGATCTCCACATTTCCAGCCAAATCGCCGTAAACAACTCCCACATGCGTGTTAAGTAGGAGGAGACGAGTCTTTCGATGCTCGCAGCTCGCCATTTGGTGGCCTAGAGGTGGTGAAAGAGAGAGTTtagaagagagacagagagagcacgggggaaggagatagaaaagaaagaaaagttacccggCCACAGTAACTTTTTAAATTTATACCAATCTATCATAAACAGTAACATTCATATTTCGCTAGTAACTTtcatatttcgcttataactttcgcatacgaattcCGATTTTTACTAACCAAGTATGCacgcactcggtttaacgtcctctatgactttcatgaagaaaagtttttcaaattttgacccgaacaaaaagccaacttttagggcccctacAATATCGAAACGGAGCCagaaagtaaatgtaaatgtcgtttacccatcgaacgACTcataaactggtaaatttaggttcgggacattACAACAGATGGTGATGGAAGGGTGCAAATCAAGTACTACAAGAACAATGCCTACCTTAGGTTCGGCGGCGATGACTACAGTAACTGGATTTTTGTTAACGGAGGCAGCGCCTCGAAACCTCCTACCTTGTTTTTGCCAATCAAGGTAGACACTAGTGCGGCCGCTCTCCAATGCTTGAGCAACGACAAATTTTGCGCTCGATACACCTATAAGTATGATTATGCAGAAGGTCTGAATGCGCCTGACACTAGTACCAGCATTTCAAACTTGTCACGCATGAGGCTGGAAGAGCTTGTTCTCTCTAGGAAAATCTATAATGTTGACTTTGACCTTAAGAATGCCATAACCTATAGCGAGACCCCGGTCACCATGGCCATCGCAAATGCCAGCAACGACACCTCAGCAGAAAACACTGTGGAATTCAAGTTTGCATACAAGGACGGTAAGAGCAACATGTGGAAGGCCAGCCACTCGTGGATGGTAGGCCTGAGTGTCTCTGCCAGCTTCAAAATTCCATTCATCGGCGGTACTGACGTCACTACTTCAGCAGAGTATTCCGGATCCTATGAGTA
It encodes:
- the LOC112204034 gene encoding uncharacterized protein LOC112204034; the encoded protein is MSFQLPPTLKSSYFNHSLGKFEVVTANTGTGLVHIRCSQNRKFLRTRIEGDVYLSPEADEPEEDQSKWSCTLFKPQVAVDGNLDKSRLFHVQAKRYATVLDDGGLRFFKLDENQSDQGIFDITDWQSLVILPKHVAFKPSNNLYLQLGENGDGRVQIKYYKNNAYLRFGGDDYSNWIFVNGGSASKPPTLFLPIKVDTSAAALQCLSNDKFCARYTYKYDYAEGLNAPDTSTSISNLSRMRLEELVLSRKIYNVDFDLKNAITYSETPVTMAIANASNDTSAENTVEFKFAYKDGKSNMWKASHSWMVGLSVSASFKIPFIGGTDVTTSAEYSGSYE